cacaaaggtagttgctaacttttaagtattattaagttagggtttgattcttaaagattgTGTTGTTTtaaatctaattccatttgatctaatccatagatcaaatcatctctacccaaaacaaggttttagcaaagatcgcactgaagtttatagcgcttgacttgatgatctacttcaattccagcaagtaaagtgaaacttcagtgactgtggtaagttttatttgaaagcgcgaaaattccccggattttctatgcatgaatgcaatgcacactttggtgttctctcattttgttgcctctaaacctgggatattacatggaTGTTGTCCATCACACTAGCAGTGAGCATGAGGATCTCTGCCTCATAGGTGTTGAAGGAGGTCGGCGCCGCAACATCGACGAGATGGGCCGACGACGGGGCACATAGTGAAGTGGTTGAACTAGGAGGGTAAGGTGGGTAGCTGGCGGCGCTACTGTACATCGGTGCTACTTTCGGTATCCCGCTACTTCCCATGAGGTAGCCGTCGCCGGAGATGGAGGCTGCGGTGGAGGACCGAAGTCCTAGCTCCCCCAGCGTCCACCGTCCCTAGAGGCCACGATGGAGGCCCAAATGCCACCGAAGGGACGCAGTGTTACCTTCGATGGGAAGAGGTGATTCAATAGAGTGGTCAGTAGTTCTACTATCGGTTGGTGGCGGCGCTATCGTTGGTGTGAGCCATGCTTCCATGGGTGCGCATCGATGCTACTATCGGTGAGTGACTATATATGCTCTTGTAGGTGGGTATATGTGTTGCAAGGAGCGGACGGTGGTTCTACCGCTGGTGAGCGATTGTACTACCATAGGGGCGGATGTGCTACAAGGAAGTGGTTGGCAAGGTCTCCAGTCGGATCTTCGTCGACGATGGTGGTCGTGCTACGATGTTAAAATACTATAAATTGTTTGCTACAACCATTGTACAATGTTGCTACAAAAGCATAACTTTTTTGCTAGCAGCCGCCGAAGAGGTCTTTGAGGTCTCTGTTATGTGGGTTTGCAACATAGAATTTGTTTTGCTGCAACTTTTTTGACATTTTGCTACAATTTCACAATATGGTTGGCACATATTTTGTTGTGATATCTCTGACAAGCtcggtttctttttcttttattttatggGTGAACCAATTTTTCTACACTAAAACAAAAGCGGGAACATTTTTTTCTGCATGCAGCAAATGCGGAAATTTAAAAAGTTAAAAAAATGGACAGCATTGGGACCCGGGCTAGGGTCCCCCAGCACTGTCCAAATAAAAATATCGTTTAGACAAAAACAACTGGGCCGTGTGCAAGCAAGGAGGCCCACTCAAAGCCCACAGAGGCACTGCACGGAGTGAGGCTCAGCGCGGTCCAGCTTGACTCCGGTCTCCGGCTGTGTCTCTCGCCGGCGCCCGCCGTCCCCTGCCTATCCATGCCTCCGGATAAATCCCCGCAGTCCCCAGGTGCAAATCCCtctcctctctccctctctctctctctgaggccttgtttggtactagtgtttcagtggggattagtggggataatactctagagtattgggtgaatcactgttaccacccaatccccacaaaaccccatccccaatccactaggtaggggtagagtattggggattgaaaaaattacactaaaatttgggggaaaagtggggataagtggggattaaactctctcatactctagcaccaaacatgcattggggataagtggggatttaaattttggagcggattatccacgttaatccccactaaaactctagtaccaaacaagaccTGAATAGGGTTTCTGGTGGATCCTTCCTGTATTGGTCACAGTAGCTAAGCTAGGCTTCTTTCGACCCGGACCGTTGTGGAATGAGATCCGGAAATTCCACACACCTAGTCCAAAATTCGGAGTTTAGGTGATTAATTTTACCTTCTCGGATTTATATGGATACATTGTTTTTGCTATCTTCGCTAGCATCCGAACGTCTATGTGGTAATTTGGTCAGGTCTCTAGGTTTTAGGTATGGGCTCTTCTAGGAAATGTCAGGTTGTGCAGTGGATTAAGTCTGACCATCATATGATGACAACTAGATATATTTGTGTACTTTTTTGATGTTTACTCGTAATTACATGATTTTATGAAGAGCTTTAGTAGGCTGTAGCTCGCCAAGTTGGAGTTCGCGCAGTTGAACATTTGTGTCACGAGTTTGCTGAAGAGCAGAAGAATGTATTTTTCATGACATCCATATTTGTTGCCAGACATGCACATGTGCATCTTAGTTGACCACCTATAACAGAAATTTTTCAGATTATCTACTGACAATCATTACAAGGATCATATTCATCTGACTGCCTTGCTATTTCACTGTCAAAGACATCGACTTATACTTTGTGATATAGTATCATATTTGCCGACTATGTTTTCTATTCGGAATTTGATGTGTACTTGGAACATGGTGTATGGTTCACAGCTGTTTGTGGACAAAGAGTTCTCATTTTGAACAAACTTGGGGAGAAGCTTGTTGGTTTATTACATGAAGCATGTTCGAAGGAACTTGTGATCCTCTGTCATGGATTCCGAGCTACAAAGGCAAGTCTGTACCATTTATATTAAAGTCTTTCATATATTTAATCAGGTATCAACTTGAGCTGTCTAAGATTCTTACtttcactgtttttggtttccaTCTTTATATGACTGTCTTACTCTGTAATGGCTTGCAGGATGACAGTATCTTGGTCGACCTTGCCGCTGCACTAGCAAGCGAAGGAGTTAATGTTTTTCGGTTTGATTTTGCTGGAAATGGGTAAGCTTCTTGTGACAACTTGTAGTAGCTATGGCGTAGCATCATAGCACTCATGATGCAGACTCTTACTTTTGGTATTGAATTTAAATGTTTCTTAGCTAGGGATATAGGTATCTTCATGCGTTTTGTACTTCTTCAGCAAGTAGCGGGTAGCAACACCCATAATTGTTCACATCAATTTTTATTCATATGACAATGCCCCTTGAGTACTTTCTTGCTGGCTGCTACATTCGATTTGTGTACCGTTATTGAATTAGGTGCTCGTTATCTCTCTCACAGGGAAAGCGAGGGCGTATTCCAATATGGAAACTACCGAAAAGAGGCAGATGATTTACGCTCTGTAGTATCTTACTTCGCAGAACAGAAGTATGCCATAATTGCCCTTGTTGGTCATAGCAAAGGCAGGTAACCCTTTGGTCATATGAAAATGGTGTTTATATACATATCAAGCTTTTTTCTGTATTCTTGTGTGTACATACTGCACAGTAGTGATAGTCCCATTAACATGCATAGTTGACATCAATAGTTCGTACATACTCATACTTGGTTTACTGTCTCTCGTGTTTGCTGCACTGTGGAAGGACCTCTACAACGTATTCATGAATAAATAAAAGTTGTTACTTACTATTTAATTTATCATGTATTTTATGCTGATATCATGTCTTTGTCCTGTAAATGTACGTGCCTTCCATTCCTTTTCATGTATGTTACTTTAGAAAGTTTACTTTCTAATTTTCTATACTTCATGACTTCTATTTCTTGCTTTTAGGAGGAAATGCTGTGCTTTTATATGCTTCAATGTACCATGATGTTACCACGATTGTGAATATCTCTGGCCGCTTTGCTTTAGAGCAAGGTATTGATGGGCGACTGGGGAAGAACTTCATGCAGAGAATAAAGAAAGATGGATACATAGACGTCAGCAATAAAAAAGGTGTAAGTTTGCTACACTTGATATGACATTTTGTTTCGTTAAGTCTCCCATGACACTTACTTTTGAAAATTAACTACAAATCTTGAGCCGATGACAGGTATATGAATCAACGAAATTTAACCAAGATTTCCAAGTAAAATAGTCGTGTGTCGATTCTGGTAGTGTATCTGCAGACTGGCTTTACCTGGTGAAACCAATTAGCAAGATCAAGATATGACCAAGATAATCCTTTATTTCTCCTTGGTACCCATACTAATTTATGCACCAAAGTGTGCGGCTTAGCCAGTTACTTGTAAGCACCATCATGCTTATGTGAACCATAGGTTGGATAATGATTCTATGTATCTGCTTATGTCCATAGACTAAATCTGCAAAATATTGTAACTGAAAGATTTATTTTGGGGATGACAGCCCCATGCTATGCTTACCTTACTGCAACATTTTCGTTATTATACACTTATGCAGGGGAATTTGAGTACCGGGTGACAGATGAGAGTCTACGAGATCGGCTGAGTGCCGACACCCTCCTTTCGAGCCGCTCCATCAGCAAAGACTGCAGGTTCTAAGCCAGTACTTTCTTACACCTGACTGAAGCAACTATCATGGACAGCCCGGGCCTTAAGGAAAACATGCACCAAACTGCAGGGTTCTCACAGTCCATGGCTTGAAAGATGGAACGGTCCCAGCAGGAGGCGCCCTGATGTTCGCTGCGAACATCCCAAACAACGAGCTGCATATAGTCGCGGGAGCCAACCATCGGTACACAGGCCACGAACGAGAGCTGACTTCACTCGTGCTGGATTTCATCAAGCCCCGCTCTCCAACCTCGGCGTCCTTGCGTCCAAAGCTCTAGGTGTTTGGCCATTACGGAGTAGTCTCCAATCCGCTAGGACCTGCAGGGCCGGTTCATATACAGTTGGTGTGCTTATATCAGTTAGATCTTGTACTATGTTGTATCTTATGAATAGAGAAACTTGTTAGATCCAATTGTTGTATCTATAATACAATCATAGGGATATGCTAGCTATCtgaagttgttggctcatggctGTGTAAAGCCGATCGCTGAGGTGAAAGGATCTTGTCTTGCCTGCTGCACTTGCATATTGCATACTGTGACCGTCTGACGTACTGCCAAGAAGCTCAAAACTTTCGTGTACAGAGGGGAGTGGCATCCTATTGACCGAGAGCTGAAAGATACCATCATCTTAACGGATTCATAACTCTGGAGCATGCTCTCAATACATTGCCCACTGCATTTCCAACTGTTAGCTACTACATTGAAGGTTTGATGTCCCATCTGCTGTGTCATTATTTAAGTTTTCATCTTGCATATTTCTTATTTAACCTTTAACAAACGCCTGGGTTGCTAGAGAACCCCTGCAAGTTTTCCCAGCTGAAGTACTTACAGACAACACTCTCTCTTTAGCCTCTATTTTAGACCTGATCCACTTACTGAAAAGCTTGAGTTCAATGTATGTACCTCACGTTCACCGTACCCTACTTCGCTAGTAGCCGTCATCTATTTCATATGTGTGTTATATTCAGACTTTCAAGATTCTATCATCATTCGTTTCAAATTTGTTGAGCCTCAAATTTATGCTTCCGGTAAAAAACCATGATGGTCTGCTTCAGGAACATGTATGTCTCCATTTCTCTCTGGCCTTTTCAACGGTTAAGCAAGCAATCATAAACAGTATTGCTGCTTACATTTAATCATTGGATTTTATTAACTAAACTACCCAATAGCTAAATTGCTTCGAGACAAAGCTTTGTTTATAAGTCATCACTATCATTGTTAGCAGATGGTAAATTTGCTCATCATTTTGTTTGCACTATCTGCTACAGTTTGGTAGTTTCACCGTTCCTCATAATAAACAACTATCTCAAGAATTTACATGTCATGGGATTTATGGGGTCCACGGGCCAACTTGAAGTCCTGCTGCACGCCGTGGAAAATGCACCCGCACTCAGGTTTTAACTCTAGATCCATATTGTAAACATGATGAGGATAATCAAGGAATACAAACATATTTCATAGGAGTGGTTCGTAGAATTGGCAAAACCCACCTTCGTGAAAGATGATTACAAACTACAAAGCTTTGTGTTCTCTAAAGATAGTGATTTAATATCATGCGACAACATGCCCAGCGATTCATGTACATGAGAATTTATCAAAACAATGTCTCCCTCTAGGTAAACGAGACAATCATGTACAGTCTTGAGGTTGTGTTTAAATAATTTGCAGCTGGTTTCCTCAAATGCTTCCTCCCCATAGTGAGTGTACACAGCCATGTACCGATTGAAACAAACAGTAAATTAACCAGTACAATGTGATGCCGGATTGCCGGCGGTTGCAAAGATGGAGCTTTAGGCCTTTGGAGATGGAATTGACAAGTATCAGACATTTTAACTGAAAAGTGAAAATGACGGCCTTGTTGCCAATTAAAATTTAAAAGTAATGCAACATTCAGGTAACAATAATGCGGCGACAAAATCGGTTCCACCTAGAAGAGACAAATTGAGCACAGATGATGCAGCACTTACCCAGAAGCACTCTATCACGGGGGAAACCAAAAAATCATGACTAGACAACAGGCAAGTCCATTCAGTAAAATCACGAACACATTTGAGCCGGTGGATAACAACTGAAACGTAGAAGACCTAAACACTAAGGCGCAAGCATGGCAATCAACTCCTTCATAACAGAGGGGCAGCTTGTGATCAGATGATCGAATCCATCAGTGGCCGCGACAGCCTTCAGCTTTCCCGGAGCACCCAGAAAATCGTAGCACGCCTTCTTCAGTCCGTCGCAACTGTGGCGCTCAGCTAGAGCCAGGATGGACGTCGTGGTGCTCACATCGATGAACCTGCACAGCTTATCTTCACACATGAGCTTCAGCCGTTGGAGATCGTACCTATCCGCCGCACCGAGCAGGTGCTGCCACATGACATCTTCATCATCTTCCTTCCCCAGCTCTGGCTCCAAGTCACTGTAAATGAACGCAAGCATTGCCCTGAAAACTCGAGCATCCATGTCGTCTACAGTTATGGCTTCCGCAGTCGCCGTACTGCCCTCTTTCATCGGGCCAAAAAGCTCAGCCTTGAAGACTCTAGACCGGGCCGCGAGGATGCACCGGTGCGCGGCGAACGCCTCAGTACCGACCTTGAACGTGACGTCCGTGCCTTCCTTGGCCATCAAGAGATCGGTGAAGTGACGTTGCATGTTCGGTGGTGGCACCGTGATGAACGGTGAAGTGGTGCCCTTGGCGTCACCACCctcgatgatgaggacatcccacctGATGGTGAACCTATCATTCTTGAGGTGCTTTGAATTCTCCAGGGCTTCCGTCTTTATAAATTCGAATGAGCACATACCACGATTTTTGGTATGGAAGTCATATGCTTCACGCTTGCGAATGTGTGATGGCCCCTGTTTCTCGGCCTCGTCGATGAAACTGAACTCGTACTTGGCCTTCACGGGCATTGTAACATGCTGAGCAAGGATGAAAGACACGGAGATGAAGCCGGTGTTGCCCGACGAGCCATTCGGGTAGTACCGGAGAAACCAGAGATAGCCTCCAACTCTGAAGTAGTGAGAATCGATGTAACAGCCGTTGAGGGCGTCTTTGGTGCGCGAGTAGCCTTCGACCACAAGCAGGTGGTACCCACTAGAAGATCCAGCGTCGTTGATGGCCGACGCGGAAGGCCATAGCTTGCCGTCTTGGATCAGGGATACGCCTGCGAATGACATGGCGAGATGAACGAACCAGCAGGTGAGAAATGAGAGTGCACTTGGACGGGGAATGTAGGCGGAGCGGCGCTGGACTGGGACGGAGGCGGCAATGGACGGGGGGGCGGAGGCGGCGCTGAACGAGGTGAGACGGGGAATGGAAGGGAGGCGGCGCTGGACCAGGTGAGACGGGCGGCGCTGGACGGGGTCGAGGTAGAGAAGTGTATGGACCAAACGGCCTGTTTTCCTGATGCTGGGCCCGGTTCACATCGGGAAAGCCCAATATTTGGCGCTAAAGGGCCCAGCAGATATATATCATTTGGTTAGTACTATCTGTTCAGTAAGAGTCATGCTATTTCGCCGAGGTTTTATCACTTTACACCACAAGTTGCGGAATTTTTATCACAGAACCATAACTCTCCGATTTTTTTTTTCACAAAACACCAACTTTTGGGGTAATTATTTACATAAAACACATAATCTATAATTAGCTGGTTTGATAGCCCATGAGAAACTTATAGTTGTGGATAAAGTGACATATAATGGCTCATTGCGGCAACCAACCAATTGCTAGAGTGTAAAAGGAGCAAGTGCATCTTTTGTGATTTTCTTACGACGATGCGCATAGGAGAAATGATGTTTTGATTCTTGCACATGTTTGCTATGTGGGTCGAGATTGTTTAGAATCAGTCTTTTAGAATCATGAACAAGAAAACGGATGAATCCCGGTGATCaggggtacgtgagcaccccccccccccccccccgctactCAACACGTGTCTAACGGCATCCAATATTTTGTTAACGCTCTCCAAAGCCGCTTGCCCCTGCAGCGCGGACGCGCATCTCCAAATAGACTCAACCGGAGCTGGAGGAGCAGCCATGGCGGGCCCAAATCGAGTGAACGAGGCAGTGCCCTGCCGTCCCACGCCGGAGCGGCATAAATCGGGGCGGAGCTCCCTCG
This Lolium perenne isolate Kyuss_39 chromosome 1, Kyuss_2.0, whole genome shotgun sequence DNA region includes the following protein-coding sequences:
- the LOC127324935 gene encoding uncharacterized protein encodes the protein MPPDKSPQSPAVCGQRVLILNKLGEKLVGLLHEACSKELVILCHGFRATKDDSILVDLAAALASEGVNVFRFDFAGNGESEGVFQYGNYRKEADDLRSVVSYFAEQKYAIIALVGHSKGGNAVLLYASMYHDVTTIVNISGRFALEQGIDGRLGKNFMQRIKKDGYIDVSNKKGEFEYRVTDESLRDRLSADTLLSSRSISKDCRVLTVHGLKDGTVPAGGALMFAANIPNNELHIVAGANHRYTGHERELTSLVLDFIKPRSPTSASLRPKL
- the LOC127318774 gene encoding BTB/POZ and MATH domain-containing protein 2-like; protein product: MSFAGVSLIQDGKLWPSASAINDAGSSSGYHLLVVEGYSRTKDALNGCYIDSHYFRVGGYLWFLRYYPNGSSGNTGFISVSFILAQHVTMPVKAKYEFSFIDEAEKQGPSHIRKREAYDFHTKNRGMCSFEFIKTEALENSKHLKNDRFTIRWDVLIIEGGDAKGTTSPFITVPPPNMQRHFTDLLMAKEGTDVTFKVGTEAFAAHRCILAARSRVFKAELFGPMKEGSTATAEAITVDDMDARVFRAMLAFIYSDLEPELGKEDDEDVMWQHLLGAADRYDLQRLKLMCEDKLCRFIDVSTTTSILALAERHSCDGLKKACYDFLGAPGKLKAVAATDGFDHLITSCPSVMKELIAMLAP